CGACACCGGCGAGCGGTATCTTTCGGTGCCCGACTTCCTGCCCGAGTGAGGGCGGGGACGGTTTAGCGACTGCCGACCGCCCACCATTACCGTCACCCCGGACTTGTTCCGGGGTCCACCGCTCGGCAAGCGACGTCCCCGATTGTCGCTCGGTGGACCCCGGACCAAGTCCGGGGTGACGGGGGGGCCGAGGGTAGCGGCCCCCTCCCCCATTCGCTCCAAACCCGCTAAGACGCGGCGCCCGCCGACCCCCGCGACAAGGCCCGCATGACGCCAACCCCTCCCCCGACGACGCCCGTCATCCGTGCGATCCTGGCCGTGCTGGCGTTGCTGGCGGTGCTGCTGCCCGCGATCATCGTCGCCACCGCACCGCGCATCGCTCCGGTGGAACGCACGCTCGCGCGCCCGTCGGTCCGCGTGATCCCACCCGCCGAACTCCCCCCGGTCGAGCCCACCGCGTTCGTCGCGGTCGATCCCGCCGATGCGCGCAGCTTCAACGCCGCGGTGCCCTTTTCGAGCGCCCCCAACCTCCCAGCGCGCGCCTTTCGGATCATTGGGACACCCGACAGCATCGCGCGCGGGACCGACTGCCTGACCGCGGGCATGCTCTACGAATCGGGCGACGATTCGGTCGGGCAGCGCGCGGTGGCGCAGGTGATCCTCAACCGCGTCCGCCACCCCGCCTTCCCCAAATCGGTTTGCGGCGTCGTCTTCCAGGGCAGCGAGCGATCGACCGGCTGCCAGTTCACCTTCACCTGCGACGGCGCCCTGGCGCGGCGCTATTCGGACGCCGCCTGGGGCCGCGCGCGCGCGGTCGCGACCGCGGCGCTGCAGGGGCGCGTCGACAAGCGGGTCGGCACCGCCACGCACTACCACACCGACTGGGTGGTGCCCTATTGGAGCAGCAGCCTCGACAAGATCAGCGAAGTGAACACCCATTTGTTCTTCCGCTGGACCGGCTGGTGGGGCACCCCGCCGGCGTTTCGCGGGCGCTATGCGGGGACCGAGCCGGTGGTGCCCGAACTCGCGGGCATCGCGGCGTCGCACGGGACCGGCGAAGTTCCCGCCGGCGTCGAGGACGCAACCGTCGCGGCGACGACGATCGCGCTCGCCGACATGCCAGCGCCGCTACCGACCGACCCCAACAGCTTCGCCATCACTCTCGATCCGCGCGTCGCGGCGGACCAATACGCCGTCTATGCCAAGCGGCTGTGCGGCGACCGCGGCTATTGCAAGCTGCTCGGCTGGACCGAGCGTGCCGACACCCCCGCGATGCTGCCCGCCGAACCCGCGATCCTGGCGCGAATGGCGTTCAGCTATTTGCGCGATTCGGCACGCGGCTATGAACGGACGCTTTGGAACTGCGACCGCTTCGCCCGCCCCGATCGCCGCGACTGCATGAAACGCCAGGTGCTGCAGGCGCCCAAGCGCGACGCAACACCGGCGGCGGCAGCGGCCACGCCTGCGCCGCCGGTGCCCGACCTTAGCGGCGTCCGCCGGCGCAGCGGCACGCTCGTGCCGGTGCCGGGTCCGTCCACGACCCCGACGGAAGCGCCGGCCAAGCGCTGACCTGGACGCGAGACACGTTCGGGTTTCCCACCCCCTACCGTTCGTGCTGAGCTTGTCGAAGCACTGCCCTTTCTTCGCGCGCGGCCGGCATAAGAAGGACGGTGCTTCGACAAGCTCAGCACGAACGGATTAAGCTGGAACCGTGGTCTGCTCACG
The genomic region above belongs to Sphingomonas qomolangmaensis and contains:
- a CDS encoding cell wall hydrolase, with product MTPTPPPTTPVIRAILAVLALLAVLLPAIIVATAPRIAPVERTLARPSVRVIPPAELPPVEPTAFVAVDPADARSFNAAVPFSSAPNLPARAFRIIGTPDSIARGTDCLTAGMLYESGDDSVGQRAVAQVILNRVRHPAFPKSVCGVVFQGSERSTGCQFTFTCDGALARRYSDAAWGRARAVATAALQGRVDKRVGTATHYHTDWVVPYWSSSLDKISEVNTHLFFRWTGWWGTPPAFRGRYAGTEPVVPELAGIAASHGTGEVPAGVEDATVAATTIALADMPAPLPTDPNSFAITLDPRVAADQYAVYAKRLCGDRGYCKLLGWTERADTPAMLPAEPAILARMAFSYLRDSARGYERTLWNCDRFARPDRRDCMKRQVLQAPKRDATPAAAAATPAPPVPDLSGVRRRSGTLVPVPGPSTTPTEAPAKR